The Coffea eugenioides isolate CCC68of chromosome 8, Ceug_1.0, whole genome shotgun sequence genome has a segment encoding these proteins:
- the LOC113779642 gene encoding 50S ribosomal protein L11, chloroplastic, producing MASSAIVSRASTTYSSPLSSLASQNKPRNLSSFPSSLSLSSNHNISNFPLQFHAKGQPFTKRSSSTATRPLRVISMAPPKPGGKPKKVTGVIKLALEAGKATPSPPVGPALGSKGVNIMAFCKDYNARTADKAGFVIPVEITVYDDKSFTFILKTPPASVLLLKAAGADKGSKDPKREKVGKVTIDQLRSIAQEKLPDLNCSTIESAMRIIAGTAANMGIDVDPPVLEPKKKELV from the exons ATGGCCTCTTCTGCTATTGTGTCACGCGCTAGTACAACTTATTCTAGTCCTCTGAGTAGTCTTGCTTCACAGAATAAGCCAAGAAACCTCTCATCGTTCCCATCTTCTCTCAGTTTGTCCTCAAACCATAACATCTCTAATTTCCCTCTCCAATTTCATGCCAAGGGACAACCCTTTACCAAGCGATCTTCTTCAACTGCTACTAGGCCTCTCAGAGTAATTTCCATGGCTCCGCCTAAGCCAGGCGGTAAACCCAAGAAAG TGACTGGGGTTATTAAGCTGGCTCTGGAGGCAGGGAAGGCCACCCCATCTCCTCCAGTGGGGCCTGCTCTTGGTTCTAAGGGTGTCAACATCATGGCCTTCTGCAAGGATTACAATGCCAGGACTGCCGATAAAGCTGGTTTTGTTATCCCAGTTGAGATAACCGTCTATGAT GATAAAAGCTTCACTTTCATCTTGAAGACTCCTCCTGCTTCAGTTTTGCTATTGAAGGCTGCTG GAGCGGATAAAGGTTCCAAAGACCCAAAGCGAGAGAAAGTGGGGAAGGTTACTATTGATCAATTGAGGAGCATTGCTCAAGAGAAATTGCCAGACCTGAATTGTTCAACTATTGAATCAGCAATGAGAATTATAGCAGGCACTGCTGCTAATATGGGAATTGATGTTGACCCTCCAGTTCTTGagccaaaaaagaaagaattagtGTAG